The Flexivirga oryzae genome has a segment encoding these proteins:
- a CDS encoding cytochrome P450, translating into MTATPTPAGTATGCPVHHGYQPFDQDDPFPSYAAMRAEEPVMYDERIDYWVVTRYDEIKAIFGDWETYSSENAQAPVRERGPEAKRIMEEGGFTAYSGLSARVPPEHTRIRKVAAKAFTPRRFKVLEPEIRANVVRLLEEMLARPERHGDLVRDLAYDVPTITILTLIGADVSKIATYKRWSDSRAAMTWGDLSDEEQIPHAKNLVEYWAECRRLVEEAHESEQDSLVGDMVRMQADGDPITDHEIASVCYSLLFAGHETTTTLISNALRVLLAHPDQWQQVIDDPSRIPAAVDEVLRYSPSIVGWRRKALKDSEIGGVAIPKGANLLLLMGSANRDEAHFEGGESFDISRANARDHLSFGFGIHYCLGNMLAKLQAKIAVEEVARRAPGLQLIAPESIHFRENLSFRTPNSVPVTWKA; encoded by the coding sequence ATGACGGCGACACCGACCCCGGCCGGCACGGCAACGGGCTGTCCGGTCCATCACGGCTACCAGCCGTTCGACCAGGATGACCCGTTCCCGTCGTACGCGGCGATGCGGGCCGAGGAACCGGTCATGTACGACGAACGCATCGACTACTGGGTGGTGACCCGTTACGACGAGATCAAGGCGATCTTCGGCGACTGGGAGACCTACTCCTCGGAAAATGCACAGGCGCCGGTGCGCGAGCGCGGCCCGGAGGCCAAGCGGATCATGGAGGAAGGCGGCTTCACCGCCTACTCCGGACTGTCGGCGCGAGTTCCCCCGGAACACACCCGGATTCGTAAGGTTGCGGCCAAGGCGTTCACCCCGCGCCGATTCAAGGTCCTCGAACCCGAGATCCGTGCCAACGTCGTGCGCCTCCTCGAGGAGATGCTTGCGCGACCGGAGCGGCACGGTGATCTGGTGCGTGACCTGGCGTATGACGTGCCGACGATCACCATCCTCACCCTGATCGGGGCGGACGTCAGCAAGATCGCCACGTACAAGCGGTGGTCCGACTCACGGGCCGCCATGACCTGGGGAGACCTGAGCGACGAGGAACAGATCCCGCACGCGAAGAACCTCGTGGAGTACTGGGCGGAGTGCCGCAGGCTGGTCGAAGAGGCGCACGAGTCCGAGCAGGACAGTCTGGTCGGCGACATGGTGCGCATGCAGGCGGACGGTGACCCGATCACCGACCACGAAATCGCCTCGGTGTGCTACTCGCTGCTCTTCGCGGGTCACGAGACGACGACCACGTTGATCTCCAACGCGCTGCGCGTGTTGTTGGCCCACCCGGACCAGTGGCAGCAGGTCATCGACGACCCGAGCCGGATCCCCGCCGCGGTCGACGAGGTCCTGCGCTACAGCCCGTCCATCGTGGGCTGGCGTCGGAAAGCGCTGAAGGACAGCGAGATCGGCGGAGTAGCGATCCCCAAGGGCGCCAACCTGCTGCTCCTCATGGGCTCGGCCAACCGCGACGAGGCCCACTTCGAGGGCGGCGAGTCATTTGACATCTCCCGCGCGAACGCACGCGATCACCTCTCGTTCGGATTCGGCATTCATTACTGCCTGGGCAACATGCTCGCCAAACTGCAGGCCAAGATCGCCGTCGAAGAGGTCGCCCGACGGGCACCTGGGCTGCAACTCATCGCACCCGAGAGCATCCACTTCCGGGAGAACCTCTCGTTCCGCACCCCGAACTCGGTGCCCGTCACCTGGAAGGCCTGA
- a CDS encoding IclR family transcriptional regulator → MRGDGRTVTSKVLTVFAAFEGGPTALSLSDIAAHADLPLPTAHRLVGELVEWGALERNPQGRYAVGIRLWEVAQNAGHHLRDTARPHLQDLFSLTHETAHIAIREGDEALYIDRIYGSTRVPRASRVGGRLPLHATAVGKVLLAYEEEWVREAYMMHRLEVATRHTHVNPTRLTAELDQVRDQGYATTSEEVREGSCSIAVPVHLQPHPAAIGLVLLSSRADTMTRHLPALRGTAARIEQAAARPQPSLVGTRQRRRT, encoded by the coding sequence ATGCGCGGTGACGGCCGGACGGTGACGTCGAAGGTGCTCACTGTGTTCGCCGCGTTCGAGGGCGGCCCGACCGCGTTGTCGCTCAGTGACATCGCCGCTCATGCCGACCTCCCGTTACCCACTGCGCACCGCCTGGTCGGCGAACTCGTCGAATGGGGTGCGTTGGAACGCAATCCGCAAGGTCGCTACGCGGTGGGCATCCGGCTGTGGGAGGTCGCCCAGAATGCCGGGCACCATCTGCGGGACACCGCACGACCACACCTCCAGGACCTCTTCTCACTGACGCACGAGACCGCACACATCGCCATTCGCGAGGGTGATGAAGCGCTGTACATCGATCGCATCTACGGGTCGACTCGCGTGCCCCGGGCGTCACGGGTGGGCGGCCGGCTGCCGCTGCACGCCACAGCGGTCGGCAAGGTCCTGCTGGCGTATGAGGAGGAGTGGGTGCGGGAGGCGTACATGATGCATCGGCTGGAGGTCGCGACCCGGCACACCCACGTCAACCCGACCCGGTTGACGGCCGAATTGGACCAGGTTCGCGATCAGGGCTATGCGACCACCAGTGAGGAAGTCCGGGAGGGGTCCTGCTCGATCGCGGTGCCGGTGCATCTGCAGCCGCACCCCGCAGCCATCGGACTGGTGCTCCTGTCCAGTCGGGCCGACACGATGACGCGTCACTTGCCGGCGCTGCGGGGCACGGCGGCGCGCATCGAGCAAGCGGCCGCGCGACCACAGCCCAGCCTCGTCGGGACCCGTCAGCGCCGCAGGACCTGA
- a CDS encoding IclR family transcriptional regulator, whose translation MPGPSADHGGVGEVPAGSLQRALLVLWAFTADDGGLSFTELQSRTRLPKSTLHRLLNTLIAERLVDRRNGGYHLGRGLFELGMRASLERNLLEIATPFLEDLYERTHELVHLGVREDAEVVYVAKVGGHRQVNVPSRLGGRMPLHATAIGKVLLANAAPEVQRDILMRPLERRTPRTIIAPGQLARQLAEAARAGVAFECEESGAGTTCVAAPIRDEDDECVAAISVTGPVNRFRPRAHAAAVAAAAAGITATLARRAQLKCADP comes from the coding sequence ATGCCCGGACCATCCGCTGATCACGGCGGCGTCGGCGAGGTGCCGGCAGGATCGCTGCAGCGGGCGCTGCTCGTCCTGTGGGCTTTCACCGCGGACGACGGCGGCCTCAGCTTCACCGAGCTGCAGTCGAGAACCCGGTTGCCCAAGAGCACGCTGCATCGCCTGCTGAACACGCTGATCGCAGAACGACTGGTGGATCGCCGTAACGGTGGTTACCACCTGGGCCGCGGTCTCTTCGAACTCGGGATGCGCGCATCGCTGGAACGCAACCTGCTGGAGATCGCCACGCCGTTCCTGGAGGACCTCTATGAGCGCACCCACGAGCTCGTGCACCTGGGCGTCCGGGAGGATGCCGAGGTCGTCTATGTCGCGAAGGTCGGCGGTCACCGACAGGTGAACGTACCGTCCAGGCTCGGTGGCCGGATGCCGTTACACGCGACGGCCATCGGGAAGGTCCTGCTGGCCAACGCGGCGCCCGAGGTGCAACGGGACATTCTGATGCGGCCGCTGGAGCGGCGGACGCCACGCACGATCATTGCGCCGGGGCAGTTGGCCCGACAGCTCGCGGAGGCGGCACGCGCCGGAGTCGCCTTCGAATGCGAGGAGTCGGGGGCCGGCACCACCTGCGTCGCCGCGCCGATCCGGGATGAGGACGACGAATGTGTGGCGGCGATCAGCGTGACCGGACCGGTGAACCGCTTCCGGCCGAGGGCGCACGCCGCCGCGGTGGCCGCTGCAGCAGCCGGCATCACCGCCACCCTCGCCCGTCGAGCCCAGTTGAAGTGTGCCGACCCGTAG
- a CDS encoding alpha/beta fold hydrolase: MTTTEREQTVADPEIGRSVVAGGITTNYLESGSGEPVVLIHGSGPGVSAYANWRLTIPDLAEGLHVYAPDMAGFGFTERRPHIEYGLQTWVDQAVGFLDAVGQDRVALVGNSFGGAIALSLAARHPDRVSKLCLMGSVGVHFGLTEGLDAVWGYEPSFDAMRRLMDYFAYSRELVTDELAEVRYRASIRPGFQESYGSMFPAPRQRWIEALRTPEKQIAELDVPTLIVHGREDRVIPLQSSLRLLELIPHAQLHVFGECGHWTQIEHAREFNALLSDFLRSE; this comes from the coding sequence GTGACGACGACCGAGCGGGAGCAGACCGTCGCCGACCCTGAGATCGGACGATCCGTGGTCGCCGGTGGGATCACCACCAACTATCTCGAGTCCGGTAGTGGTGAGCCCGTCGTGCTGATCCACGGCTCGGGTCCGGGAGTCTCCGCCTATGCGAACTGGCGACTGACGATTCCGGATCTTGCCGAGGGTCTGCACGTGTACGCGCCGGACATGGCGGGTTTCGGGTTCACCGAACGTCGGCCGCACATCGAATACGGGCTGCAGACCTGGGTCGATCAGGCGGTCGGCTTCCTCGATGCGGTCGGGCAGGATCGGGTCGCTCTGGTGGGCAACAGTTTCGGCGGAGCGATCGCGCTGTCCCTGGCGGCGCGGCATCCCGACAGGGTGTCCAAGCTGTGCCTGATGGGCAGCGTGGGTGTGCATTTTGGGCTGACCGAGGGGCTGGACGCCGTCTGGGGCTACGAACCGTCCTTCGATGCGATGCGCCGGCTGATGGACTATTTCGCCTACTCACGGGAGTTGGTCACCGACGAGCTCGCCGAGGTGCGTTACCGGGCAAGCATCCGGCCGGGCTTCCAGGAGTCGTACGGCTCGATGTTCCCGGCACCCCGGCAACGCTGGATCGAGGCTCTCCGGACGCCGGAGAAGCAGATTGCTGAGCTCGACGTCCCGACGCTGATCGTCCATGGACGTGAGGACCGGGTGATCCCGTTACAGAGTTCGTTGCGGCTGCTGGAACTGATTCCGCACGCCCAGCTGCATGTGTTCGGCGAGTGCGGTCACTGGACCCAGATAGAGCACGCCCGGGAGTTCAACGCCCTGCTGTCGGACTTCCTGCGGTCCGAGTAG
- a CDS encoding phenol 2-monooxygenase, which produces MQYELRQRVIEPRRQTFQYVANRLGDKPASRYEEGTLDIQPTENFHYRPLWDPSHELYDETYSAVRLTDPYSYRDPRQFYYTPYVTNRAALHDAFLKSLAYIDDRDLLTKLPVGWASLLGTVLVPLRHYESGAQLISVTGARFAYGASIEQCLSYAAFDRIGSAQMISRIGISLGQGTDEDLIAGKEHWIGAEHLQPLRRMIEELLVEQDWVVSTIGLDLVDRLLYPLLYRHLDEAAIGGGASAYGLLAQHFATWYVDQRKWLDALIAEWIADPTHGTANRKQLAAIVQTWLPHAIDAVTAVADKTEALVGSGALDFVTTTADSVRKELDDLGLVEQVQS; this is translated from the coding sequence ATGCAGTACGAACTGCGTCAGCGGGTCATCGAACCCCGCCGGCAGACTTTTCAGTACGTCGCCAACCGGCTTGGCGACAAGCCCGCGAGCCGATATGAGGAGGGCACGCTCGACATCCAGCCGACGGAGAACTTCCATTACCGGCCGCTCTGGGACCCGAGCCACGAGTTGTACGACGAGACCTATTCGGCCGTGCGGCTCACCGACCCCTACTCCTACCGGGATCCTCGTCAGTTCTACTACACGCCGTACGTGACCAACCGCGCCGCACTGCACGATGCGTTTCTGAAGTCGCTGGCCTACATCGACGACCGTGATCTGCTCACCAAGTTGCCCGTCGGCTGGGCGAGCCTGCTCGGAACCGTCCTCGTTCCGCTGCGGCACTACGAGTCCGGTGCGCAGCTGATCAGCGTGACCGGCGCCCGATTCGCCTACGGCGCATCGATCGAGCAGTGCCTGTCCTACGCGGCGTTCGACCGGATCGGCAGTGCCCAGATGATCAGCAGGATCGGCATCAGCCTGGGTCAAGGCACCGACGAGGACCTGATCGCCGGCAAGGAGCACTGGATCGGTGCGGAGCACCTGCAACCCTTGCGCCGGATGATCGAAGAGCTGCTGGTCGAGCAGGACTGGGTCGTCTCGACCATCGGCCTCGACCTGGTCGACCGCCTGCTCTACCCGCTGCTGTACCGGCACCTGGACGAGGCAGCCATCGGCGGAGGCGCCTCGGCATACGGACTGCTCGCGCAGCACTTCGCCACCTGGTACGTCGATCAGCGCAAGTGGCTCGACGCCCTCATCGCCGAGTGGATCGCCGACCCGACACACGGCACCGCGAACCGGAAGCAACTCGCCGCCATCGTGCAGACCTGGCTACCGCACGCCATCGACGCGGTGACGGCCGTCGCGGACAAGACGGAGGCGCTCGTCGGCAGTGGCGCGCTGGACTTCGTGACCACTACGGCCGACTCGGTGCGCAAGGAACTGGACGACCTCGGCCTGGTGGAGCAGGTGCAGTCATGA
- a CDS encoding MmoB/DmpM family protein — protein sequence MNAAGTRKVGFDLQEGSDDNRFLVEAISADNPEAVVTSMPGLMRVQAPGRMVINRDSVEQRLGRPWETHEFQLAIVSYFGQIAEWDDDQIVIGWQH from the coding sequence ATGAATGCCGCTGGCACTCGCAAGGTCGGGTTCGACCTCCAGGAAGGCAGCGACGACAACCGGTTCCTGGTCGAGGCGATCTCGGCGGACAATCCCGAGGCCGTCGTCACTTCGATGCCCGGGCTGATGCGCGTCCAGGCTCCGGGCCGGATGGTCATCAACCGCGACTCCGTCGAGCAGCGACTCGGACGCCCGTGGGAGACCCACGAGTTCCAGCTCGCCATCGTCTCCTACTTCGGTCAGATCGCCGAGTGGGACGACGACCAGATCGTCATCGGCTGGCAGCACTGA
- a CDS encoding YHS domain-containing protein produces MSKKLSMQQRYSALTRGLDWTPTYVDAEQVYPYTRFEGIKVHDWSKWDDPFRLTVDSYFKYQAEKDKRLYAVIDGFVQGQGHLSLSDAKYVNAMKLFLQGVTPLEYAAHRHFAYLARYYDGPGPRFAALCQSIDELRHTQTEVHTLSSYNKMFGGMHSWPQQFDRVWYLSVPKSFFEDAMSAGPFEFLIAISFSFEYLLTNLLFVPFMSGASFNGDVPTMTFGFSAQSDESRHMTLGLEAIKFLLEQDEDNVPLVQAWIDKWFWRGYRLVSLIAQMLDYMLPRKVMSWKESFELYFEEQMLGGLFADLEFYGIRPPKHVDQAIGEKEILSHQVAWTLYQFSHAAAFTTTVPDAEHLDWLSEQYPDTFDKYFRPLWDKAARIQEGGGRYFSGGLPQLCQVCQVPMLFTEPGDPTTIAQRENLYEGERYHTCSDGCQWIFEREPEKYVQAWLPVHQILQGTCGGPTIPDVLAWYGLQDGDSGEYVGSLDQQDWQKWHAEIEVGS; encoded by the coding sequence ATGAGCAAGAAGCTTTCCATGCAGCAGCGCTACTCCGCGCTGACGCGCGGCCTCGACTGGACGCCGACGTATGTCGACGCCGAACAGGTCTACCCGTACACCAGATTCGAGGGCATCAAGGTCCACGACTGGTCCAAGTGGGATGATCCGTTCCGGCTGACCGTCGACTCCTACTTCAAGTACCAGGCGGAGAAGGACAAGCGCCTCTACGCCGTCATCGATGGGTTCGTCCAGGGCCAGGGGCACCTGTCCCTGTCGGACGCCAAGTACGTCAACGCGATGAAACTCTTCCTGCAGGGTGTCACCCCACTGGAATACGCGGCACACCGGCACTTCGCCTATCTGGCACGGTATTACGACGGCCCAGGCCCGCGCTTCGCGGCGCTGTGCCAGTCGATCGACGAGTTGCGGCACACCCAGACCGAGGTGCACACGCTGTCGTCATACAACAAGATGTTCGGCGGGATGCACAGCTGGCCACAGCAGTTCGACCGCGTCTGGTATCTGTCCGTGCCCAAGTCGTTCTTCGAAGACGCAATGAGCGCAGGGCCATTCGAGTTCCTCATCGCGATCTCGTTCTCGTTCGAATACCTGCTGACCAACCTCTTGTTCGTGCCGTTCATGAGCGGCGCCAGCTTCAACGGAGACGTGCCGACGATGACGTTCGGCTTCTCGGCGCAGAGCGACGAGAGCCGGCACATGACCCTCGGCCTGGAGGCCATCAAGTTCCTGCTCGAGCAGGACGAGGACAACGTGCCTCTGGTGCAGGCGTGGATCGACAAGTGGTTCTGGCGCGGTTATCGCCTGGTGTCACTCATCGCCCAGATGCTCGACTACATGCTGCCGCGCAAGGTGATGAGTTGGAAGGAATCGTTCGAGCTGTACTTCGAGGAGCAGATGCTCGGAGGGCTCTTCGCCGACCTGGAGTTCTACGGCATCCGCCCGCCCAAGCACGTCGATCAGGCGATCGGCGAGAAGGAGATCCTGTCCCACCAGGTCGCCTGGACGCTCTACCAGTTCTCGCATGCAGCCGCGTTCACCACGACCGTGCCGGACGCCGAGCACCTGGACTGGCTGTCCGAGCAGTATCCCGACACGTTCGACAAGTACTTCCGGCCGCTGTGGGACAAGGCAGCCCGGATCCAGGAGGGCGGCGGGCGCTACTTCAGCGGCGGTCTGCCCCAGCTGTGTCAGGTCTGTCAGGTCCCGATGCTCTTCACGGAGCCGGGAGACCCGACCACGATCGCGCAGCGCGAGAACCTCTACGAGGGCGAGCGATACCACACCTGCTCCGACGGATGCCAGTGGATCTTCGAGCGAGAACCGGAGAAGTACGTGCAGGCATGGCTTCCCGTGCACCAGATCCTGCAGGGCACCTGCGGTGGACCGACCATTCCCGACGTCCTCGCCTGGTACGGCCTGCAGGACGGCGACAGCGGCGAATACGTCGGGTCGCTCGACCAGCAGGACTGGCAGAAATGGCACGCAGAGATCGAGGTAGGTAGCTGA
- a CDS encoding phenol hydroxylase subunit P4: MGVRSINGEYSFPSRSRAELYGDDQLLHVLWRGNPFVCSAGTFRVPKTISFEEFVTTVLEPWAGADPDFIPGSEQSYQLDLVDFEPDPSLPLQDQGIGHKSLLSFEVSSYAVGDHSA, from the coding sequence ATGGGCGTTCGATCGATCAACGGTGAGTACTCGTTCCCGTCGCGCTCACGCGCGGAACTGTATGGCGACGACCAGCTCCTGCATGTGCTGTGGCGCGGGAACCCGTTCGTTTGCTCCGCCGGGACGTTCCGGGTCCCGAAGACGATCTCGTTCGAGGAGTTCGTCACCACCGTCCTGGAACCGTGGGCGGGCGCTGACCCGGACTTCATACCGGGGTCCGAACAGTCCTACCAACTGGACCTGGTCGACTTCGAACCCGACCCCAGCCTGCCGTTGCAGGACCAGGGCATCGGCCACAAGTCGCTGCTGTCCTTCGAGGTGAGCTCGTATGCCGTCGGTGACCATTCAGCCTGA
- a CDS encoding 2Fe-2S iron-sulfur cluster-binding protein, producing MPSVTIQPDGIRTDTREGETVLQALSRSGYGFRVGCRRGGCGICKADLLDGEVDYPVAVSDTTLTDGERATGACLPCRAVPRGDITIQLRDDKLRCCSTLLASIYGADSTKGSC from the coding sequence ATGCCGTCGGTGACCATTCAGCCTGACGGCATACGCACCGACACCCGGGAGGGCGAGACGGTCCTCCAGGCGCTCTCGCGGTCCGGCTATGGATTCCGGGTCGGCTGTCGGCGCGGCGGCTGCGGGATCTGCAAGGCCGATCTGCTCGACGGCGAGGTCGACTACCCCGTCGCGGTCTCGGACACGACCCTCACCGATGGCGAGCGGGCGACGGGCGCCTGCCTGCCGTGCCGCGCGGTGCCGCGCGGCGACATCACCATCCAACTGCGCGACGACAAGCTGCGCTGCTGTTCAACCTTGCTGGCCTCCATCTACGGGGCCGATTCGACGAAAGGATCATGCTGA
- a CDS encoding catechol 2,3-dioxygenase, which translates to MGVMRLGYVHVRVTDLEASRFHYGETLGMKVVHETPNQIYYKGWDEFDHHSVVLEEGGVGLVKLGYKVEKSTDLDAIENRAQNFGCITERMSTGSNVAVGDGVRIVLPSEHVVELYHEIDYVGTEVGLLNPDPFPRHLVGVGVPRIDHALITCEDPAAQERFFSEVLGFRPVERVVTELDDGDLIGSWMSCTNTPHDIAFIKGENGKLHHFAYNLTDWTAIKHAGGIFAMDDVSVDVGPTQHGITRGETIYFFDPSGNRNEVFSGGYQTFADSPPITWTADQLAKGIFYIGRELNERFTSIVT; encoded by the coding sequence ATGGGAGTCATGCGACTCGGTTACGTGCATGTGCGAGTGACCGACCTGGAAGCTTCCCGGTTCCACTACGGGGAGACGCTGGGGATGAAGGTGGTCCACGAGACCCCGAACCAGATCTACTACAAGGGCTGGGACGAGTTCGACCATCACTCCGTGGTGCTGGAGGAGGGTGGCGTCGGTCTGGTCAAGCTCGGCTACAAGGTCGAGAAGTCCACCGACCTGGACGCGATCGAGAACCGCGCGCAGAATTTCGGATGCATCACCGAACGGATGTCCACCGGCTCGAATGTCGCCGTCGGGGACGGTGTGCGAATCGTCCTGCCGTCCGAGCACGTCGTGGAGCTCTACCACGAGATCGACTACGTGGGCACCGAGGTCGGGCTGCTCAACCCGGACCCGTTTCCCCGGCACCTCGTCGGGGTCGGTGTGCCGCGCATCGACCATGCCCTCATCACCTGCGAGGACCCGGCGGCCCAGGAGCGCTTCTTCTCCGAGGTGCTGGGCTTCCGGCCCGTCGAACGCGTGGTCACCGAGCTCGACGACGGTGATCTGATCGGTTCCTGGATGTCGTGCACGAACACTCCGCACGACATTGCGTTCATCAAGGGTGAGAACGGCAAGTTGCACCACTTCGCCTACAACCTGACCGATTGGACCGCCATCAAGCATGCCGGCGGCATCTTCGCCATGGACGACGTGTCGGTCGATGTGGGCCCGACCCAGCACGGCATCACGCGAGGCGAGACGATCTATTTCTTCGATCCGTCCGGAAACCGGAACGAGGTCTTCTCCGGTGGTTACCAGACATTCGCGGACTCACCGCCGATCACCTGGACCGCGGATCAGCTGGCGAAAGGGATCTTCTACATCGGGCGCGAGCTCAACGAGCGCTTCACCTCGATCGTCACCTGA
- a CDS encoding NADH:ubiquinone reductase (Na(+)-transporting) subunit F, whose protein sequence is MVTTHTVTVEPIGRQIACREDQNLLDACLRNGIWMPHSCTHGTCATCKADLLDGDVDHGDASAFALMDFERTEGKLLLCQACPRSDVTIEGDIEAEEGLEFSPVRDFVGTVTEISDIARETRLVRIGLDSPMEFSAGQYVSITVPGQDCTRTYSMANPPSQPEAIELNIRRTPGGLASDGWVFKNLAVGDQVELSGPYGRFVFRPAREEKVIMIAGGTGLAPILSMIRHILSDPSTTHELHLFQGARQEVDLYAVEELRSLAAQHPDRLHYYPCLSDEEWDGPRGLVTEVLDEQFDRLREHVAYVCGPPPMVQAATKLLMRKRLFPRDIFHEDFFDESDKNSGGLKSPLLKH, encoded by the coding sequence ATGGTCACCACCCACACAGTCACCGTTGAACCGATCGGCCGGCAGATCGCTTGCCGCGAGGACCAGAACCTGCTCGATGCCTGCCTGCGCAACGGCATCTGGATGCCGCACTCCTGCACCCACGGGACTTGTGCGACGTGCAAGGCAGATCTGCTCGACGGCGACGTGGACCACGGCGACGCCTCAGCGTTCGCGCTGATGGACTTCGAACGTACAGAGGGCAAGCTGCTGCTGTGCCAGGCGTGTCCGCGCAGTGACGTGACCATCGAGGGAGACATCGAGGCCGAGGAAGGGCTGGAGTTCTCACCGGTGCGCGACTTCGTCGGCACGGTGACCGAGATCAGCGACATCGCACGCGAGACACGTCTCGTGCGGATCGGTCTGGACTCGCCGATGGAGTTCTCCGCGGGCCAGTACGTCTCGATCACCGTGCCGGGACAGGACTGCACCCGCACGTACTCCATGGCCAATCCGCCGTCGCAACCGGAGGCGATCGAACTGAACATCCGCCGGACCCCTGGCGGATTGGCCTCGGACGGCTGGGTTTTCAAGAACCTGGCCGTCGGCGACCAGGTGGAGCTGTCCGGACCCTACGGCCGGTTCGTGTTCCGCCCGGCCCGGGAGGAGAAGGTGATCATGATCGCGGGTGGGACCGGGTTGGCCCCCATCCTGTCGATGATCCGGCACATCCTGAGCGACCCCTCGACGACTCACGAACTGCACCTGTTCCAAGGCGCTCGGCAAGAAGTGGACCTGTACGCCGTGGAAGAGTTGCGGTCACTGGCCGCGCAACATCCGGACCGATTGCACTACTACCCCTGTCTGTCCGACGAGGAGTGGGACGGGCCGCGGGGCCTGGTGACCGAGGTCCTGGACGAGCAGTTCGATCGGCTGCGCGAACACGTGGCCTACGTGTGCGGCCCGCCGCCCATGGTGCAAGCTGCGACGAAACTGCTGATGCGCAAGCGGCTCTTCCCGCGGGACATCTTCCACGAGGACTTCTTCGACGAATCCGACAAGAATTCCGGCGGGCTGAAGAGCCCGCTGCTCAAACACTGA
- a CDS encoding IclR family transcriptional regulator, producing MSRNEPGSSHTPVDGGVQSVASALDVLDCFATDPELGITEIARRIGVAKSTAHRLVTTLTSRGLLERSADQRRYRLGMHTFALGQLALERNTIRSRALPTMQQLQRMTGATVHLSVWEGAEVVYLERLLGRNCAELISVGRRLPSHCTSSGKVMAAYSPIFEHARTAAGFPRFTAASIHDTRGYLSALDRVRVQNYATNVEEAVEGYSSVAAPILDHRRTARAAISIAAPSAVLAGSLGATARLVQGAAKQLSAALCL from the coding sequence ATGTCTCGCAACGAGCCGGGTTCGTCCCACACACCTGTTGACGGCGGCGTGCAGTCGGTCGCGTCCGCGCTCGACGTGCTGGACTGTTTTGCCACCGATCCCGAGCTCGGCATCACCGAGATCGCGCGACGCATCGGTGTCGCCAAGAGCACCGCGCACCGCCTGGTCACCACGCTGACCTCCCGCGGCCTGCTGGAGCGTTCGGCCGACCAGCGCCGCTACCGCCTGGGCATGCACACCTTCGCCCTGGGTCAGCTCGCCCTGGAACGCAACACGATCCGATCTCGCGCACTGCCGACCATGCAGCAGCTGCAACGGATGACGGGTGCGACCGTGCACCTGTCGGTGTGGGAAGGAGCCGAGGTCGTCTATCTGGAGCGGCTGCTCGGCAGGAACTGCGCCGAACTCATTTCCGTCGGCCGACGGCTGCCGTCGCATTGCACGTCGAGCGGAAAGGTGATGGCGGCATACTCCCCGATCTTCGAGCATGCCCGCACTGCCGCCGGATTCCCTCGGTTCACGGCTGCATCGATCCATGACACCCGCGGATACCTGTCCGCGTTGGACCGGGTCCGCGTGCAGAACTACGCGACGAACGTCGAAGAGGCCGTCGAAGGTTACAGCTCCGTCGCGGCGCCCATCCTCGACCACAGACGTACCGCTCGGGCCGCCATCTCGATCGCTGCCCCCTCAGCAGTGCTGGCCGGCAGCCTCGGTGCGACTGCCCGCCTGGTGCAGGGCGCGGCCAAGCAGTTGTCCGCCGCCCTCTGCCTCTGA